A genomic window from Pseudonocardia broussonetiae includes:
- a CDS encoding cupin domain-containing protein, producing MSFHLPDGAGDAWWFLDTRMTVKADRTSTGGAYTLLEFAAPQGFGPPRHVHGAEDEAFLVLTGALHVECGDDAFDVAPGGFVFLPRAVPHAFVVSSAEPVRALQITSPGGFEEFVAAVGSRADGPGLPPPSVPDVPRLAAASARFGTDIVGPPLGVAAPPR from the coding sequence ATGTCCTTCCACCTGCCCGACGGCGCCGGCGACGCCTGGTGGTTCCTCGACACGCGGATGACGGTGAAGGCCGACCGCACGAGCACGGGCGGGGCGTACACCCTGCTCGAGTTCGCGGCACCGCAGGGCTTCGGACCACCGCGGCACGTGCACGGGGCGGAGGACGAGGCGTTCCTCGTGCTCACCGGGGCCCTGCACGTGGAGTGCGGCGACGACGCCTTCGACGTCGCCCCCGGCGGGTTCGTGTTCCTGCCCCGGGCGGTGCCGCACGCGTTCGTCGTCAGCTCGGCCGAGCCGGTGCGCGCCCTGCAGATCACCAGCCCGGGCGGGTTCGAGGAGTTCGTGGCGGCGGTCGGCTCCCGGGCGGACGGCCCGGGGCTCCCCCCGCCGTCGGTCCCGGACGTGCCGCGCCTCGCGGCGGCCTCCGCCCGCTTCGGCACGGACATCGTCGGACCTCCCCTCGGGGTCGCCGCCCCTCCCCGCTGA
- a CDS encoding manganese catalase family protein — protein MFFHRQELQYKSTPDKPDAVYARKLQEVLGGQYGEISVAMQYMFQGWNMHTPGKYRDLVFGIASEEIGHVEMLATMIAQLLEKAPLGITSDAVQDDPTVAAVVGGMDVQHAIVAGAGARAVDSNGNPWQGSYITASGNLLADFQANANAEMQGRLQVARLYHMTDDHGVRDLLSFLLARDTMHQNMWLAAAAELQEEGAELLPVPSNFPQSMENTDVNYQYLNFSDGTQASEGRWAKGPSVDGKGEFTYHEGPTTTAPMPPPTRPDARMYGTTDLPNAMEKVAGRAQDMLNRE, from the coding sequence GTGTTCTTCCACCGCCAGGAACTGCAGTACAAGTCGACGCCGGACAAGCCTGACGCCGTCTACGCCCGCAAGCTCCAGGAGGTGCTGGGCGGGCAGTACGGCGAGATCAGCGTGGCCATGCAGTACATGTTCCAGGGCTGGAACATGCACACGCCCGGCAAGTACCGCGACCTCGTCTTCGGCATCGCGTCCGAGGAGATCGGCCACGTCGAGATGCTGGCGACGATGATCGCCCAGCTGCTGGAGAAGGCCCCGCTGGGCATCACCTCCGACGCCGTGCAGGACGACCCGACCGTGGCGGCGGTCGTCGGCGGCATGGACGTGCAGCACGCCATCGTCGCCGGTGCGGGCGCCCGCGCGGTCGACAGCAACGGCAACCCGTGGCAGGGCAGCTACATCACCGCGAGCGGCAACCTGCTCGCCGACTTCCAGGCCAACGCGAACGCCGAGATGCAGGGCCGCCTCCAGGTCGCCCGGCTCTACCACATGACCGACGACCACGGCGTCCGCGACCTGCTGTCGTTCCTGCTCGCGCGCGACACCATGCACCAGAACATGTGGCTGGCCGCGGCCGCCGAGCTGCAGGAGGAGGGCGCCGAGCTGCTGCCGGTGCCGAGCAACTTCCCGCAGAGCATGGAGAACACCGACGTCAACTACCAGTACCTGAACTTCAGCGACGGCACGCAGGCGTCGGAGGGCCGCTGGGCCAAGGGCCCGTCGGTCGACGGCAAGGGCGAGTTCACCTACCACGAGGGGCCGACGACGACCGCCCCCATGCCGCCCCCCACGCGTCCCGACGCGCGCATGTACGGCACGACCGACCTCCCCAACGCGATGGAGAAGGTCGCGGGCCGCGCGCAGGACATGCTCAACCGCGAGTGA
- the serA gene encoding phosphoglycerate dehydrogenase encodes MKALLLEGIHPDAAEAFRRAGHEVETRAGSLSEDELVDVLPGVSVLGIRSNTKVTARVLDAGKDLLAIGCFCIGTNQVDLAGATERGVAVFNAPFSNTRSVVELVLGEIIALARRLPEKTQRMHEGVWDKSARGSHEVRGRTLGIVGYGNIGTQLSNVAESVGLRVIFFDTADRLAHGNARRVGTLGELLAASDVVSLHVDGRLGNAGLFGAEQFAQMKPGAIFINASRGMVVDDNALRDNILSGHLAGAAIDVFPSEPKAQGDPFESPLRGLDNVILTPHVGGSTQEAQEEIGYFVSGKLLGFVAAGATELSVNMPQVAAPQPAGSFRMGYLHTSVPGVLAEINRSLAEAGVNVTGQSLSTRGEQGYVVTDTDAVLPDSVLADLLRSPYTVWLRSWRLGPSAGGAPRPSRDPV; translated from the coding sequence GTGAAGGCACTGCTCCTGGAAGGCATCCACCCCGACGCGGCCGAGGCGTTCCGGCGCGCGGGCCACGAGGTCGAGACGCGCGCGGGCTCGCTGAGCGAGGACGAGCTCGTCGACGTGCTCCCGGGGGTGTCGGTGCTCGGGATCCGGTCCAACACCAAGGTCACCGCGCGCGTGCTCGACGCGGGCAAGGACCTGCTGGCGATCGGGTGCTTCTGCATCGGCACCAACCAGGTCGACCTCGCGGGCGCCACCGAGCGCGGGGTCGCGGTCTTCAACGCGCCGTTCTCCAACACGCGCAGCGTCGTCGAGCTGGTGCTGGGCGAGATCATCGCGCTCGCGCGGCGGCTGCCCGAGAAGACCCAGCGGATGCACGAGGGCGTCTGGGACAAGTCGGCGCGCGGCAGCCACGAGGTCCGCGGCCGCACGCTGGGCATCGTCGGCTACGGCAACATCGGCACGCAGCTGTCCAACGTCGCGGAGTCCGTCGGCCTGCGGGTGATCTTCTTCGACACGGCCGACCGGCTCGCCCACGGCAACGCGCGCCGCGTCGGCACGCTCGGCGAGCTGCTGGCCGCCTCCGACGTCGTGAGCCTGCACGTCGACGGCAGGCTCGGCAACGCCGGGCTGTTCGGCGCCGAGCAGTTCGCGCAGATGAAGCCGGGCGCGATCTTCATCAACGCCTCGCGCGGCATGGTCGTCGACGACAACGCGCTGCGCGACAACATCCTGTCCGGGCACCTCGCCGGCGCCGCGATCGACGTCTTCCCGTCCGAGCCCAAGGCCCAGGGCGACCCCTTCGAGTCACCGCTGCGCGGCCTGGACAACGTCATCCTCACCCCGCACGTCGGCGGCTCGACGCAGGAGGCGCAGGAGGAGATCGGGTACTTCGTGTCGGGCAAGCTGCTCGGCTTCGTCGCCGCGGGCGCCACCGAGCTGTCGGTGAACATGCCGCAGGTGGCCGCCCCGCAGCCCGCCGGCTCGTTCCGGATGGGCTACCTGCACACGAGCGTCCCGGGTGTGCTGGCCGAGATCAACAGGTCGCTGGCCGAGGCGGGCGTCAACGTGACCGGCCAGTCCCTGTCGACGCGCGGCGAGCAGGGCTACGTCGTCACCGACACCGACGCCGTGCTGCCCGACTCCGTGCTGGCCGACTTGCTGCGCTCGCCGTACACCGTCTGGCTGCGCTCCTGGCGGCTCGGTCCGTCGGCCGGCGGGGCCCCCCGGCCCTCGCGGGACCCGGTGTAG
- a CDS encoding TetR/AcrR family transcriptional regulator: MTQVKRMARGGARQAILDAAGRLYAEQGFLATSIEQIAAAAGVARPTVFTATGGKAAILKEVVDIALSGDDDPVPVRERPWFVEMMDEPDPHRMLALHARNITTMGRRVAAVYSAVEAASTADPDVGALWESLQAQRLAGSRMVAERLAGKTALREGYDADAVADVLWSVGSPMVYRKTVTERGWSPERYERWMADLLRRLFLPDPA, from the coding sequence GTGACGCAGGTCAAGAGGATGGCGAGGGGCGGCGCGCGGCAGGCGATCCTCGACGCCGCGGGGCGGCTCTACGCCGAGCAGGGCTTCCTGGCGACGTCGATCGAGCAGATCGCGGCGGCCGCCGGGGTGGCCCGGCCCACGGTGTTCACCGCGACGGGGGGCAAGGCGGCGATCCTCAAGGAGGTCGTCGACATCGCCCTGAGCGGCGACGACGACCCCGTGCCGGTGCGCGAGCGCCCGTGGTTCGTCGAGATGATGGACGAACCCGACCCGCACCGGATGCTCGCCCTGCACGCCCGCAACATCACGACGATGGGCCGGCGCGTCGCCGCGGTCTACAGCGCCGTCGAGGCGGCGTCGACCGCCGACCCCGACGTGGGCGCGCTCTGGGAGTCGCTGCAGGCCCAGCGCCTGGCGGGCTCGCGGATGGTCGCCGAGCGCTTGGCCGGGAAGACCGCGCTGCGCGAGGGCTACGACGCCGACGCCGTGGCCGACGTGCTGTGGTCGGTCGGCTCGCCGATGGTCTACCGGAAGACCGTGACCGAGCGGGGCTGGTCGCCCGAGCGCTACGAGCGCTGGATGGCCGACCTGCTGCGCCGGCTGTTCCTGCCCGACCCCGCGTGA
- a CDS encoding DUF2243 domain-containing protein: protein MDAPGGPVQRGRSMLVAAAIGVGLMAAVDEIVFHQILAWHHFYDRATPAIGLLSDGLLHTAEIVVLVAAGFGFADLRRRGALAPVSAWAGLFLGAGGFQLFDAVVDHKLLRVHQVRYVEDLLPYDLAWSGSGVLLLLVGAVLARRGRREGAPVRGSGR, encoded by the coding sequence GTGGACGCACCCGGAGGGCCCGTGCAGCGCGGTCGGTCGATGCTCGTGGCGGCCGCGATCGGCGTCGGGCTGATGGCCGCGGTCGACGAGATCGTGTTCCACCAGATCCTGGCCTGGCACCACTTCTACGACCGGGCGACGCCCGCGATCGGGCTGCTGTCCGACGGACTGCTGCACACCGCGGAGATCGTCGTCCTCGTCGCCGCGGGGTTCGGGTTCGCCGACCTGCGCCGCCGCGGTGCGCTGGCCCCGGTGTCGGCGTGGGCCGGACTGTTCCTGGGGGCCGGGGGCTTCCAGCTCTTCGACGCCGTCGTCGACCACAAACTGCTGCGCGTGCACCAGGTCCGCTACGTCGAGGACCTGCTGCCCTACGACCTCGCCTGGAGCGGCTCGGGGGTGCTCCTGCTGCTGGTCGGTGCCGTCCTCGCGCGGCGCGGGCGGCGCGAGGGCGCTCCGGTGCGGGGGAGCGGCCGGTGA
- a CDS encoding cytochrome c oxidase assembly protein: MTHAGHAGTAVPVVGWLVTVLLVLVPAAAYAALVRARGRPWPPLRTASTVAGLVLAALAVSPLLGPHDPRGHMVQHLLLGMVAPVALVLGAPGTLLLGALPVARRGVARAVLRSRVLHVLTHPVTAAVLSVGGLHVLYLTPLHALAAADGTVRALVDVHVLLSGVLFAWAVAGPDPAPRRPSVTTRAVVLVLAGGAHAHLAKLLHAHDLHGLRDAAPLMYYGGDLAELLLAVALFASWYRARPSPVSGPRRRAHPASPHPDRPRRSRVLPPPGTAVQVDAGQA, encoded by the coding sequence GTGACGCACGCCGGCCACGCCGGCACCGCCGTCCCGGTGGTGGGCTGGCTGGTCACGGTGCTGCTCGTGCTGGTGCCGGCGGCCGCGTACGCGGCTCTGGTCCGGGCCCGCGGGCGGCCGTGGCCGCCGCTGCGGACGGCGAGCACGGTCGCCGGGCTGGTGCTGGCGGCGCTGGCCGTGTCGCCCCTGCTGGGGCCGCACGACCCCCGCGGGCACATGGTCCAGCACCTGCTCCTGGGGATGGTCGCGCCCGTCGCGCTGGTGCTCGGGGCGCCGGGCACGCTCCTGCTGGGCGCGCTGCCGGTCGCCCGCCGGGGCGTCGCGCGGGCGGTGCTGCGCAGCCGGGTGCTGCACGTGCTCACGCACCCGGTGACCGCCGCGGTCCTGTCCGTCGGCGGGCTCCACGTCCTGTACCTGACGCCGCTGCACGCCCTCGCGGCCGCCGACGGCACCGTCCGCGCGCTCGTCGACGTGCACGTCCTGCTGTCCGGGGTGCTGTTCGCGTGGGCGGTCGCGGGCCCGGACCCGGCGCCGCGCCGACCGTCGGTGACGACCCGTGCGGTCGTGCTCGTGCTCGCGGGCGGGGCCCACGCGCACCTGGCCAAGCTGCTCCACGCCCACGACCTGCACGGCCTGCGCGACGCCGCGCCGCTCATGTACTACGGCGGCGACCTGGCCGAGCTCCTGCTCGCCGTCGCCCTGTTCGCGTCCTGGTACCGCGCCCGCCCGTCGCCCGTTTCGGGGCCCCGTCGCCGGGCACACCCGGCGAGTCCGCATCCCGATCGCCCCAGGAGAAGCCGTGTTCTTCCACCGCCAGGAACTGCAGTACAAGTCGACGCCGGACAAGCCTGA